GATTTACTGCCGAAAATGTAGCAGAGAAATATAATATATCTAGAAAAATGCAAGATGCTTTTGCCCTACAATCGCACCAAAAAGCAGCGTATGCGCAAGATAATGGTTACTTTGCAAACGAAATGTTGCCAATCGGATTAGAAGATGACACAGTGGACCAAGATGAAGGGGTTAGGAAAAATACCTCTACGGAAAAACTAGCGAAATTAAATCCCGTTTTCAAGCAGAAAGGCTCCGTAACTGCAGGAAATGCTTCAACCATTAATGACGGTGCTGCTGCAGTTATGCTAGCAAGAAAAAGTTTTGCTTTAGAAAATGATCTTTCTTATTTAGCTGCTCTTAAAGATACAACAGAAGTAGGAATTGACCCTAAGATAATGGGCGTTTCTCCTGTTAAGGCAATTTCTGAACTACTTGAACGCAATGAATTAAACACAGAAGACATAGATCTTTTTGAGATTAATGAAGCTTTTGCCTCTTCTTCAATTGCTGTGCAACAGGAATTAAATATTCCCGAAGAAAAAATCAATCTTTGTGGTAGTGGAATATCGATCGGACATGCGATTGGAGCTACTGGAGCAAGAATTATGACTACTGCTTGTCATCAGTTAAATCGCATTAATGGGCGATATGCGATTGTTTCTTTGTGTGTAGGAGGAGGTCTTGGATTAGCAGCACTAATTGAAAGACCTCAGGAAACAAAGTCTTCTCGTTTTTATGAGTTATCTAGACAAGAACGTCTCGATCAGTTAGTTTCTCAACAAAAAATTACTACACAAATGAAAAATGAGCTAAATCAAAATTCTTTGTCAGAAAAAATTGCTTCAAACTTAATAGAAAATCAAATTAGTGAAACGGCCATTCCAATGGGCGTTGTAGAAAATATTAAGGTGAATCAAAAGGAATATCTAGTACCACTGGCAACTGAAGAACCTTCTGTTATAGCAGCTTGTAATAATGGCGCTCAGCTAGTCAAAAAGAGGGGCGGATTTGCTGCCACAATGGCAAAAAAAGAAATTCGTGGCCAGATTGTTTTTATGAATGTTCAAGACAAAGAAGAAATCATAAGGCAAATAAAAGAAAACCAGTCCCTCATTATGGAAGAAGCTAAACAAGCTTATCCTTCAATTGTCAAACGTGGCGGAGGATTAAAAGATATTGAAATTCGTGATTTTGCTGAAGATTCGAGCTTTTTAAGTGTGGATTTAATTGTTGATACCCAAGATGCCATGGGCGCAAATATGCTAAATACAATGTTAGAGGCCGTTGCTACACTTTTTCGACAATGGTTTTCAGAAGAAATCTTATTTAGTATTTTAAGTAATTACGCTACCGAAGCAGTAGTTTCAGCTAATTGTTATGTTTCATTTACTGATTTGGGAAAAGGGGACGCTGTAAAAGGTGAACAAATTGCTAAAAAAATTTCTGCAGCTTCAAATTTTGCACAAATTGATCCCTATCGCGCGGTTACACATAATAAAGGCGTAATGAACGGCGTCAATGCTGTTGTGCTTGCTACTGGAAATGATACTCGAAGTGTTAATAGCGCTATTCATGCTTATGCAGCTAGAAACGGGAAATATCAAGGGTTAAGCCAGTGGGAAATCGATAAAGGATATTTGAAAGGTAGCATTGAACTACCACTTGCTGTGGCTACTGCTGGCGGGGCTACTAAAGTTTTACCAAAAGCGCAAGTAGCGTTGCAAATATTAGAAGTAAATGATGCCAAAGAACTTGCTGAAGTCATCGCCGCTGTTGGTTTAGCGCAAAATCTAGCGGCTATTAAAGCTTTAGTGACAGAAGGCATCCAAAAAGGACATATGGCGCTACAAGCTCGATCGTTAGCTTTGAATGCTGGAGCTAAAGCTTCTGAAGTCCAAAAAGTAGCTAATCGATTGAAGAAAAAACAAATGAATGAAGAAAACGCCCGAAAGATTTTACAAGAACTAAGAAATAAATAGAGTTGAAAAAGCCCAAAAGAATTCTTTCGGGCTTTTTTGAGTATAGGCTTGTTTATTTAGCTGGCGATAAGACCGTAATTTTTGTGACTTATGTCCTGAGTTTAATTTCAGGTCATAAGTTTGTCGTAGTTATGTCCTGAAAGCCACTTTTACCTCATAAATTTGGCCGATCTATGTCCTGAATTCAATTTCAGAACATAAGTCTATAAAAGTTATGACCTGAATAGACTTTCAGGACATAGCTTTTTAAAAATAGTGGGTTAAAAGAAATTAGCGGCAAAGTTAGGAAATAATTTGCTACGTTTTTCTTTGTTAAAGAAATAATAATGATCACTGTTACATACGGTTAATAATTTCGTCGACATTTTTAATGGTAACTGAAATCGTCCCATCTGGATTATTAATAAATTCAATAAGTTCAGGATCGCGATAAACATCAAGAGGCACTACAAGTTCGATACCATTTGAAAGTTTTAGTTTTTGTTTGCCGTATTTCTTTTCGGAAATTTCTTTTACTTCGCGCATCATCGGTGCTTGATTTGTAACACCTTGTTCTTCAACTTCTTCTGTAAAGGACATCTTTGCAGTTACGTTATCTTTAAAAACTTGTTCAGCAACTTGTTTGGTATCAATTTGACCATGTTCTTCAATCGTATCATAAACAGCTTCTTTTACATCTGCTACTAAATTATAACAAGGCGTGTCGAATTTTTCGCCGATTTCTTCGGCTGTTTTTTTAATAACTTTGACATGATCCTCCAAAGAAGGTGTAGGCTGTGATTCAATCACTTTAGTAGAAAAATAGTTCATTTTCTCACCTGAAAAAGTATAGCTTTTTTCGATGAGCTCATAGGAAAAATCTGATAAATTAATCGTTATTCCCTCGTCAGCTTTTTGAGCTTTTCCTGGTAAAATCGCTCGATTGATAATAAGATCGTTTTGAATACCTTGCTCATTTGCATCAACATAATGAGTGAACCCTTCGGTATATTTAACCTTTAAAAAAGCAATATAAGTTATTTCATCAAGTTCATATAAAACAACGAAAACATCGCTATCAGGCGCATCTTCACTTTGCTGATAAACCTCGTACCAGCGGCTCACAAAAGCTTCACTAAAATAAATAAAATCTTTTTCGGCCTGCTGGGTTAATTGAGCAATTTCGGAATCCGGAGCTAAAGTTCCTGTTTTTGTTTGTGAGCTTGCAAGTTTTTGGATCTTTTTTGTTAAATAATCTCGTATATATTCAGTACTCAAGTCTAATGCCACTTGTGAAAAAACAGGGTCACCTGATTTTCTATCGACAATGTGCATAATAGCTTGCTTTAAATAAATATCCATAAATTTCTTCCTTTCCTTTTTCCATTTTTATAGTGTACAAAAAAATTTGTTATGAGGAAAGTCAAATAACAAACGACATAGTATAAGAATTGTACTTTCTGAATTTTTTCATAAAAAATACTGTTCAACCAATCGTTTTTTGCTTATAATCAAAGAGTATTTTTGAAAGGGGACCGTTATGAAAAAGAAACAATTAGCTAAATTACAACAACAATTTCAACCATCTTTTCATTCCACTCAGTCAAACGTATTTCGTACAATGGAAAGAAAAATAAACGAAAAATATGGATTTAAGATTGAAGCTTTTAACCAAGCTGAACATCCCAATGAGTTAGTTATTCGACGTTTGGATTTAGAGGAAGATGCTAAGGATAAAGAAATCCATGTACCTTTAGATGAAAATTTTACTGATGTTATTAAACGTATCCAAAAAGGAGAAAAAGGATTAAAAGAATTATTTAGTGATAATCTCGCACAAGAAGTTGCTGGTTTTTGGACTTCTGCAAAACAACCACAAACGCAAAGTAACTCTACGGTATCTGAAGAGGATTCAAAGGGAAGCGAAGCTATGTCATATTCTGCTTTTTCTGAAAAAGTTTCAGAGTATTCGGGTTTTTATGTAGAAACAACTGATAGTCACTATGAGGTAAAAGAGCAAACAAAAGCAGAACCTCGTCTTCTAGCTACTATCTCCAAGCAAACTGAAAATGAGTATACTATTGAAACGGCACTAAAAAGAAAATATAAACTGAAGCTAAGTCTTATTCCAATAATCGAAGAATTTGCTAATACTCCATTAGACATGCGCTAAATATTAAAGATATTTCAAAGAAAGATTGCCTTTTTTTAAAGTTTTTATTTTTTCCTCCTGTTTTATAGACAGCTTTTTTAAGAAATAGTAGGCTGAATTTCGATACAAAAAAGGTTGGATGGTAAATTCATGAATAAAAAAAAGAAATCCGTATTAAAAAAAGTATTATTACTCATTTCGATAATGGTACTTACCTTAGGTGGGTATTATTTTTATAGAAATTATCAGATTTTAAAACAAGTTTACCAATATGAAGACCAAGTGGAACAAGCGGTAGAAAAAGAAAATATACCCCAATATAAAAATCTAGTACTCAGTGTTATTTTTACAGAAACTAAGGGTGAAAATGACGACCCAATGCAAAGTTCAGAAAGTAAAAGTGGATATCCTAATCAAATCGAAGAATCACAAGAAAGTATCGAACAAGGTGTGGCTTTTTTAGCTACAGCTATAAAAAAAGCAGAGGCTGAAGGTTGTGACTTATGGACAGCAGTGCAAGCTTATAACTTTGGTTTAGATTATATCGATTACGTAGCCGAAAATGGAAAAACAAATCGATTAGAGTTAGCAGAGCAATATTCAAAAGATACTTTATCTCCAGAACTTGGAAATAGTCAACGCACCAAATATCGCTATTTAAGTTTTCAATCTATAATGCATAATGGCGGTTATTTATACCATAACGGCGGAAATTTCTTTTATGCAGATATAGTCAAAGCAAACGAAAATAAAATTAAACAGACAAGCTTTTTGTTTTAAAAAGCAGGTAAGGTAAAGGGTGGAGGCAGTAATGAAAAATGGGACACAAGCGTCTCAAAAGGACGTTAAAGACTGGTTTTTACGTTTTATCAAAGGAATGTTTATCGGTTCAGGTTTTATTTTACCGGGTGTGTCAGGCGGAGCTTTAGCTGCCATTTTTGGAATTTATGAACGGATGATTAGCTTTTTAGCTCATATCACTAAGAATTTTAAAGAAAATGTCTTATTTTTTCTTCCTGTTGGTTTAGGTGGTTTGACAGGTTTATTCTTTCTATCTTTTGCGGTAAGTTTCTTATTGGGAAGTTATGCCAGCATTATCCTTTGGTTTTTTGTTGGTTGTATTGTAGGGACTGTTCCTGCTTTATGGAAAGAAGCGGGTAAAAAGGGACGCTCAAAACGTGAGCTTGTTATTTTAACTGTTAGTTTTTTAGGAGCTTTACTTTTTTTATGGCAAGGAGCTGGCCTATTTACCGAAGTTCCACAAAACATAGGGACATGGATGATTGCAGGTTTTCTAATTGCCTT
This region of Tetragenococcus osmophilus genomic DNA includes:
- a CDS encoding DUF368 domain-containing protein, yielding MEAVMKNGTQASQKDVKDWFLRFIKGMFIGSGFILPGVSGGALAAIFGIYERMISFLAHITKNFKENVLFFLPVGLGGLTGLFFLSFAVSFLLGSYASIILWFFVGCIVGTVPALWKEAGKKGRSKRELVILTVSFLGALLFLWQGAGLFTEVPQNIGTWMIAGFLIALGVIVPGLSPSNFLVYMGMYKSMADGFKNLELDVILPIAFGGIITILTLSKIIDYIFSKAYLQLFHFIMGVVLASTVMIIPTDYTGFTFVSYLACVLMLVLGALLGAWMSRLEKRYK
- a CDS encoding nucleoid-associated protein codes for the protein MDIYLKQAIMHIVDRKSGDPVFSQVALDLSTEYIRDYLTKKIQKLASSQTKTGTLAPDSEIAQLTQQAEKDFIYFSEAFVSRWYEVYQQSEDAPDSDVFVVLYELDEITYIAFLKVKYTEGFTHYVDANEQGIQNDLIINRAILPGKAQKADEGITINLSDFSYELIEKSYTFSGEKMNYFSTKVIESQPTPSLEDHVKVIKKTAEEIGEKFDTPCYNLVADVKEAVYDTIEEHGQIDTKQVAEQVFKDNVTAKMSFTEEVEEQGVTNQAPMMREVKEISEKKYGKQKLKLSNGIELVVPLDVYRDPELIEFINNPDGTISVTIKNVDEIINRM
- a CDS encoding lysozyme family protein; this translates as MNKKKKSVLKKVLLLISIMVLTLGGYYFYRNYQILKQVYQYEDQVEQAVEKENIPQYKNLVLSVIFTETKGENDDPMQSSESKSGYPNQIEESQESIEQGVAFLATAIKKAEAEGCDLWTAVQAYNFGLDYIDYVAENGKTNRLELAEQYSKDTLSPELGNSQRTKYRYLSFQSIMHNGGYLYHNGGNFFYADIVKANENKIKQTSFLF
- a CDS encoding hydroxymethylglutaryl-CoA reductase, degradative — translated: MEEVVIIDALRTPVGKYQGRLSQLSAVELGTAVTQKLIEKNKIATTALKQIIFGNVLQAGSGQNPARQITLNSGLSTSVYASTVNEVCGSGMKAIFLATQALRLNEAEVVLAGGTESMSQAPHLTHYDQQKDTYSQPKPAMIADGLTDVFSGQHMGFTAENVAEKYNISRKMQDAFALQSHQKAAYAQDNGYFANEMLPIGLEDDTVDQDEGVRKNTSTEKLAKLNPVFKQKGSVTAGNASTINDGAAAVMLARKSFALENDLSYLAALKDTTEVGIDPKIMGVSPVKAISELLERNELNTEDIDLFEINEAFASSSIAVQQELNIPEEKINLCGSGISIGHAIGATGARIMTTACHQLNRINGRYAIVSLCVGGGLGLAALIERPQETKSSRFYELSRQERLDQLVSQQKITTQMKNELNQNSLSEKIASNLIENQISETAIPMGVVENIKVNQKEYLVPLATEEPSVIAACNNGAQLVKKRGGFAATMAKKEIRGQIVFMNVQDKEEIIRQIKENQSLIMEEAKQAYPSIVKRGGGLKDIEIRDFAEDSSFLSVDLIVDTQDAMGANMLNTMLEAVATLFRQWFSEEILFSILSNYATEAVVSANCYVSFTDLGKGDAVKGEQIAKKISAASNFAQIDPYRAVTHNKGVMNGVNAVVLATGNDTRSVNSAIHAYAARNGKYQGLSQWEIDKGYLKGSIELPLAVATAGGATKVLPKAQVALQILEVNDAKELAEVIAAVGLAQNLAAIKALVTEGIQKGHMALQARSLALNAGAKASEVQKVANRLKKKQMNEENARKILQELRNK